From the genome of Glycine max cultivar Williams 82 chromosome 2, Glycine_max_v4.0, whole genome shotgun sequence, one region includes:
- the LOC102662365 gene encoding uncharacterized protein encodes MASSNGNFPASMPVLKGKNYDDWCAQMKVIFRFQDVTEVVQEGVQEPDRNPTDAQKVAHRDLMKRDAKALFIIHQCEDADNFQKIRSADTTKKAWDTLEKSYAGDSKLKKVKLQTLRRQYELLQMSDQESIGEFFSRILAITNQMNAYGDKQSDLGIIDKVLRTLTPRFDHIVVAIEQGQNLEEMKIEELQGILEAQKMRLNERNSQRSVEQAMQAQTTKGNNYDGGKNKKGKGKGKNNKWKGSDECRNKRVPRNADEALLTQDEDSDSDKVLLMETTNSEEDNVNLWYLDTGCSNHMTGHREWFVSIDDKVKSKIKFANNSSVTAESIGKVMIQRKDGQHSFINDVLYVPNMKNNLLSLGQLLEKGYSMQMEDSQMKICDSKRRLILKASLLRNKTFKIGIQIVEFQCLAASISDESWMRHHRFGHLNFRSLTELKSKKMVHGLPQIEIPKQLCVECCVSKQPRNSSSQKFQSDPKESLK; translated from the exons ATGGCTTCCTCGAATGGAAATTTTCCAGCATCTATGCCTGTTCTCAAAGGCAAGAACTATGATGATTGGTGTGCTCAGATGAAGGTAATCTTTCGATTTCAAGATGTGACAGAAGTGGTGCAAGAAGGGGTTCAAGAACCTGACAGGAACCCAACTGATGCACAGAAGGTGGCTCACCGTGATTTGATGAAAAGAGATGCAAAGGCGTTGTTCATTATTCATCAGTGTGAAGATGCagataattttcagaaaattagatcTGCTGATACTACAAAGAAGGCATGGGATACTCTAGAGAAATCCTATGCAGGGgatagcaaactcaagaaggtgaaGTTACAGACCTTGAGAAGGCAGTATGAACTTCTACAGATGAGTGATCAAGAAAGCATTGGTGAGTTCTTTTCTCGAATCTTGgcaattacaaatcaaatgaatgCATATGGTGACAAGCAATCAGACTTAGGGATCATTGACAAGGTATTAAGAACCTTGACACCAAGATTCGATCATATAGTGGTGGCAATTGAGCAAGGCCAGAATCTTGAAgaaatgaagattgaagaactaCAAGGAATACTTGAAGCTCAAAAGATGAGGCTCAATGAAAGAAATTCACAAAGATCAGTTGAGCAAGCTATGCAAGCCCAAACAACCAAAGGGAACAACTATGATGGTGGCAAGAATAAGAAaggaaagggaaagggaaagaaCAATAAGTGGAAGGGGTCAG ATGAATGCAGAAATAAAAGGGTTCCAAGAAATGCAGATGAGGCTCTATTGACACAAGATGAGGATTCTGACTCTGATAAAGTGTTGCTAATGGAAACAACAAACTCAGAAGAAGACAATGTTAATCTGTGGTATCTTGACACAGGTTGTTCCAATCACATGACTGGACATAGAGAGTGGTTTGTAAGCATTGATGATAAGGTGAAGAGCAAGATCAAGTTTGCAAATAACAGCTCTGTAACTGCAGAAAGCATTGGAAAGGTGATGATTCAGAGGAAGGATGGACAACACTCATTTATCAATGATGTGTTATATGTTCCCAATATGAAGAATAATTTGCTGAGTTTGGGACAGTTGCTAGAAAAGGGCTACTCAATGCAGATGGAGGACAGTCAAATGAAGATATGTGACAGCAAGAGGAGGCTGATCCTAAAGGCCTCTTTGTtaagaaacaaaacattcaAGATTGGAATTCAGATTGTAGAATTTCAATGCTTGGCTGCTTCTATAAGTGATGAAAGCTGGATGAGGCATCACAGGTTTGGTCATCTAAATTTCAGGAGTTTAACTGAAttgaaaagtaagaaaatggTTCATGGTCTTCCCCAAATTGAGATACCAAAACAATTGTGTGTTGAGTGTTGTGTGTCAAAGCAACCAAGGAATTCTTCAAGTCAGAAATTCCAATCAGATCCAAAAGAAAGCTTGAAGTGA